A genomic region of Pseudoalteromonas piscicida contains the following coding sequences:
- the nfuA gene encoding Fe-S biogenesis protein NfuA, whose translation MIHISDSAQSHFAKLLADQAEGTNIRVFVVNPGTSQAECGVSYCPADAVEQSDIRLPFNGFEAIVDEESAPFLEEADIDFVTDKMGSQLTLKAPNAKAKRLRDDASLAERVEHMLVTEVNPQLANHGGQVSLVEITADGIAVLQFGGGCNGCSMIDVTLKEGIEKEMIAKFEEINGVRDITEHARGEHSYY comes from the coding sequence ATGATCCATATTTCAGATTCTGCCCAAAGCCATTTCGCGAAACTATTAGCCGATCAGGCTGAAGGCACTAATATTAGAGTTTTCGTGGTTAATCCAGGCACCTCTCAAGCTGAGTGTGGCGTGTCATATTGCCCAGCAGATGCCGTTGAACAAAGCGATATCCGCTTACCGTTTAATGGTTTTGAAGCCATCGTTGATGAAGAAAGCGCACCATTTTTAGAAGAAGCCGATATCGACTTCGTTACCGATAAAATGGGGAGTCAGTTGACGCTTAAGGCACCAAATGCCAAAGCTAAACGATTACGTGATGATGCGAGCCTAGCTGAGCGCGTAGAGCACATGCTAGTGACAGAAGTAAATCCACAACTGGCCAATCACGGTGGTCAAGTTAGTCTAGTAGAAATTACCGCAGATGGTATTGCTGTACTTCAATTCGGCGGTGGTTGTAACGGCTGCTCAATGATTGATGTCACATTGAAAGAAGGCATCGAAAAAGAGATGATCGCTAAGTTTGAAGAAATCAACGGCGTACGTGACATCACGGAGCACGCGCGCGGCGAACACTCTTACTATTAA
- the dinF gene encoding MATE family efflux transporter DinF, with product MYQFLKCHKAQHLSLLLLAGPMILSNITVPLLGLVDTAVIGHMGDAHFLAGIALGSSAISVLFWLASFLRMSTTGVIAQSSGQQDHDKLARSLFTSMLIALLFAVSLILLSPLLVQVIAQLSNASSEVFEQAKLYFQIRVFSAPAAMLNLVLLGFMLGMHYGRGPFYLVLFTNIVNIALDILFVVGFEWGVAGAAWASLIADYSALGLSLFLSALVAKRYGISLKFTLPKRAQWLSLLTLNRDIFIRSLILQLCFSFMTFYGARLGEITLAANAVLLNFLMLVSFAMDGIAYAAEAKVGRAKGQGSLGQLQLWVKVSLFWGAAFALLYSAIFYLAGGWIINLLTNIPEVITLAGTYLPWLVLLPLIAMSCFLFDGIFVGLTRAKEMRNSMLVSAVFGFFLPFLIALPLGNHALWLAMSCFMGLRGLTLAYKYHLLAREATLLE from the coding sequence TTGTATCAATTTCTTAAATGCCATAAAGCGCAACATCTGAGCCTCTTACTACTTGCAGGTCCGATGATACTATCAAATATTACGGTGCCACTGTTAGGATTAGTCGATACAGCAGTCATTGGTCATATGGGGGATGCGCATTTTTTGGCTGGGATAGCGCTAGGCTCTAGCGCTATCTCGGTACTATTTTGGCTTGCAAGTTTTCTGCGAATGAGTACTACAGGAGTGATCGCTCAATCAAGCGGCCAGCAAGACCATGACAAGCTAGCACGTTCACTATTTACCAGCATGCTCATTGCGCTGCTCTTTGCCGTGAGTTTGATTCTATTATCTCCTCTGCTGGTCCAAGTTATTGCTCAACTTTCAAATGCTTCTAGTGAAGTATTTGAGCAAGCAAAATTATATTTTCAAATCCGTGTATTTAGCGCGCCTGCAGCAATGTTAAATCTTGTGTTGCTGGGCTTTATGCTTGGAATGCATTACGGGCGAGGGCCATTCTATCTGGTGTTGTTCACGAACATAGTGAATATAGCTTTGGATATTTTATTTGTTGTCGGATTTGAGTGGGGAGTAGCAGGCGCAGCTTGGGCTTCACTGATTGCAGACTATTCGGCATTAGGCTTATCTTTGTTTTTGAGCGCATTGGTCGCAAAGCGCTACGGTATTTCGTTGAAATTCACTCTACCAAAGCGCGCGCAGTGGCTCAGTTTACTCACCTTGAATCGTGATATTTTTATTCGTTCCTTGATCTTACAACTCTGCTTTAGTTTTATGACTTTCTATGGCGCAAGACTTGGTGAGATCACGCTAGCGGCCAATGCTGTCTTACTGAATTTTTTGATGTTAGTTAGCTTTGCGATGGACGGTATCGCTTATGCTGCCGAGGCAAAGGTCGGCAGAGCAAAAGGACAAGGCTCGTTGGGGCAATTGCAATTATGGGTAAAAGTAAGCCTGTTTTGGGGGGCTGCATTTGCGCTTTTATACAGCGCTATTTTTTATCTAGCTGGTGGCTGGATCATTAACTTATTAACCAATATCCCCGAAGTGATAACGTTGGCAGGTACTTATTTACCTTGGTTGGTGCTATTACCTTTGATTGCCATGAGTTGCTTTTTGTTTGACGGCATCTTTGTTGGGCTTACTCGTGCTAAAGAAATGCGAAATAGCATGTTAGTTTCTGCGGTATTCGGTTTCTTCTTGCCTTTTTTGATTGCCTTGCCACTCGGTAATCATGCGCTCTGGCTTGCGATGAGTTGTTTTATGGGGTTGCGTGGATTGACCTTGGCATATAAATATCATCTGCTCGCTCGAGAAGCTACTTTACTCGAATAA
- the cheD gene encoding chemoreceptor glutamine deamidase CheD, which produces MREFRPVLRGFEHVKRFWDSGRAKVVAKVLPGEFYVSKQDELISTVLGSCIAACVYDEKLGIGGMNHFMLPGAKALREVHADDLNCRYGNWAMEYLINEVLKNGASRSNLKIKLFGGGKIISAMTDIGEGNIRFAQAYVEEESLNLISQDVGGPWPRKVIFHPQSGKAQVKKLRTMHNNTIEQREVRYLHDIEAQDNKTDIELF; this is translated from the coding sequence ATGAGAGAGTTTAGACCCGTTCTCAGAGGCTTCGAGCATGTAAAACGCTTTTGGGATTCAGGGCGTGCCAAAGTCGTTGCAAAAGTACTTCCGGGGGAGTTTTATGTATCTAAGCAGGATGAACTGATTTCGACTGTACTAGGTTCCTGCATTGCCGCTTGCGTATATGATGAGAAATTGGGGATAGGTGGTATGAATCACTTTATGTTACCTGGAGCAAAGGCACTAAGAGAAGTGCATGCGGATGACCTAAATTGCCGTTACGGTAACTGGGCGATGGAGTATCTGATAAATGAAGTACTCAAAAATGGGGCGTCTAGAAGCAATTTAAAAATTAAACTTTTTGGCGGCGGAAAAATTATTAGCGCTATGACTGATATCGGAGAAGGTAATATCAGGTTTGCTCAAGCCTATGTGGAAGAGGAAAGTTTAAATTTGATTTCACAGGATGTAGGCGGCCCCTGGCCAAGAAAAGTTATCTTTCATCCTCAAAGTGGCAAAGCGCAAGTGAAAAAGTTACGAACCATGCACAATAACACAATTGAACAACGTGAAGTGCGTTACTTACATGACATTGAGGCTCAAGACAATAAAACGGATATTGAGCTATTTTAG
- a CDS encoding polysaccharide deacetylase family protein — protein MLRFMAFKKLIQHIIFGLALFSANSWGAVILQYHHVSEKLPAVTSVSEETFKSHLNHIKEHGFSVIPLPQLLDSLKSGKSLPEKTLAITFDDGYENNITAAAPILESFGFPYTIFVNPQLIDEKKSYVMTWDELRSLAKRGAIIANHSAKHDYLHLKLKNETAAQWRARVEHDITWSQQRIKEEIGHDYPYLAYPYGEFNHELQKLVAELGLIGIGQHSGAVGVSSDFTRIARFPASGNYSNLETLKTKLETKAFSLQKLDYLDSVTNNKTPAITLHFNNKDFHQSQFACYVSGVGQAELTWLSETSVRIQTPKALSIGRSRYNCTAPSIKDTGRYYWFSQPWVIEK, from the coding sequence ATGTTGCGCTTTATGGCATTTAAGAAATTGATACAACATATTATTTTTGGTTTGGCCCTATTCTCAGCAAATAGTTGGGGTGCGGTTATCTTACAGTATCATCACGTGAGTGAGAAACTCCCAGCGGTCACCAGCGTGAGTGAAGAAACCTTTAAATCTCATCTTAACCACATTAAAGAACATGGTTTTTCGGTGATACCTTTACCACAATTGTTAGATAGCCTAAAGTCGGGTAAGTCTCTACCAGAAAAGACGTTAGCTATCACCTTTGATGATGGCTATGAAAATAATATCACTGCGGCGGCCCCGATCCTGGAATCTTTTGGCTTTCCCTATACTATTTTCGTCAACCCTCAACTTATTGACGAAAAGAAAAGCTATGTCATGACGTGGGATGAACTGAGGTCATTAGCAAAACGCGGGGCTATTATCGCAAATCATAGTGCTAAGCACGATTACCTCCACCTCAAACTAAAAAATGAAACAGCGGCGCAGTGGCGTGCACGTGTTGAGCACGATATCACATGGTCACAACAGCGTATTAAAGAAGAAATTGGCCACGATTACCCCTACCTCGCATACCCTTACGGTGAGTTTAACCATGAATTGCAAAAGCTAGTAGCAGAGCTTGGACTTATTGGTATTGGCCAACACTCTGGTGCGGTTGGTGTTTCTTCAGATTTTACACGTATCGCTCGCTTTCCCGCATCAGGAAACTACAGCAACTTAGAAACATTAAAAACTAAGCTCGAGACCAAAGCGTTCTCTCTACAAAAATTAGATTACCTTGATAGCGTTACGAACAATAAAACCCCAGCAATCACGTTGCATTTTAACAATAAGGATTTTCATCAGAGTCAATTTGCATGCTACGTTTCAGGTGTTGGACAAGCTGAGCTGACGTGGCTATCAGAAACCAGCGTACGTATCCAAACCCCGAAAGCACTATCCATAGGACGGTCTCGATATAACTGTACGGCACCTTCAATCAAAGACACAGGACGATATTATTGGTTTTCACAACCTTGGGTTATTGAAAAATGA
- a CDS encoding protein-glutamate methylesterase/protein-glutamine glutaminase, whose translation MIKVLIVDDSPLIRGLLKEILGQADGIKVVGTAEDPYEARELIKSTSPDVLTLDIEMPKMNGINFLKNLMRLRPMPVVMISTLTQEGSPATIEALELGAVDFISKPTSNVADTLMSYSDLLVKKIRVAAGARVRAFKAPKQESELEIGRNYTFSRNTILAIGASTGGTEAIREVLMRLPTHAPPVVITQHIPPVFSTSFAQRMDRTCAVSVKEAEDGDVLLPGHVFIAPGDKHLKVAHTATGYVCRLDDTEPVNRHKPSVEVLFNSLVPMGKHVCAAMLTGMGSDGAKAMLALKTTGANTFAQDELSCVVWGMPRAAYELGAVQSLVPLSKVTETMLSAVKK comes from the coding sequence ATGATCAAAGTTCTGATTGTTGACGACTCGCCGTTAATTCGTGGGTTGTTAAAAGAAATTTTAGGTCAGGCGGATGGTATTAAAGTCGTTGGCACCGCGGAAGACCCTTATGAAGCTAGAGAGCTCATTAAGTCTACTTCGCCTGATGTATTAACTTTGGATATAGAAATGCCAAAAATGAATGGCATTAATTTTCTTAAAAATTTAATGCGCTTAAGGCCTATGCCTGTTGTGATGATCTCTACGTTGACCCAAGAGGGCTCACCCGCCACGATAGAAGCACTAGAATTAGGTGCCGTTGATTTTATTTCTAAGCCCACCAGCAATGTTGCTGATACCTTAATGTCTTATTCCGATTTGCTGGTTAAGAAAATTAGAGTAGCGGCCGGTGCAAGAGTGAGGGCTTTTAAAGCACCAAAACAGGAAAGCGAATTAGAAATTGGCCGTAATTATACATTTTCTCGTAATACTATTTTAGCCATAGGCGCCTCAACTGGAGGAACTGAAGCTATCAGAGAGGTGCTTATGCGATTACCAACACACGCCCCTCCTGTTGTTATCACCCAACATATCCCACCAGTTTTCAGTACCTCATTCGCGCAAAGAATGGATCGCACCTGTGCGGTATCAGTCAAAGAAGCGGAAGATGGTGATGTTTTATTACCTGGTCATGTTTTCATAGCACCGGGAGACAAACATCTTAAGGTGGCACACACTGCAACCGGATATGTTTGCCGATTAGATGATACTGAGCCTGTTAATCGTCATAAACCCTCAGTTGAGGTGTTATTTAACTCCCTTGTGCCAATGGGGAAGCATGTTTGTGCTGCTATGCTTACGGGAATGGGTAGTGATGGAGCAAAAGCAATGCTAGCTTTGAAAACCACTGGTGCCAATACATTTGCACAAGATGAACTTAGCTGTGTGGTATGGGGAATGCCTAGAGCGGCGTACGAGCTTGGCGCAGTGCAAAGCCTAGTACCTTTGAGTAAAGTGACTGAAACCATGCTGAGCGCGGTTAAAAAGTAG
- a CDS encoding CheR family methyltransferase — MREFLLTDKDFSEISARVYDTCGIVLGPHKREMVYSRLARRIRANGLKSFEAYLSFLEENQDVEFSHFINAITTNLTSFFRENHHFEFLTKKIVPEIIARHKHDRRVRIWSAGCSTGEEPYSIAMTIANAFPNGWDVKVLATDLDSNVLGKASLGEYTANNVTGLDEDKLKKWFLRSADGAMYKVKPKLQSFIHFKRLNLLEPWPMKGPFDVIFCRNVLIYFDKETKDKLFEQYHDMLVPNGYLLIGHSETMGKEHLEFKNLGKTIYQKGQLNERV; from the coding sequence ATGCGAGAGTTTCTGTTGACCGATAAGGATTTTTCCGAAATTTCGGCTCGAGTCTATGACACATGCGGCATAGTACTCGGGCCGCATAAAAGGGAAATGGTTTACTCAAGGTTGGCAAGGCGCATAAGAGCCAATGGGCTAAAATCATTTGAGGCGTACTTGTCGTTTTTGGAAGAAAATCAAGATGTTGAATTTAGTCATTTTATCAATGCAATTACGACCAATTTAACCTCATTTTTTCGGGAAAATCATCACTTCGAATTTCTAACAAAGAAAATAGTTCCCGAAATTATTGCCAGACACAAACACGACAGAAGAGTCCGGATCTGGTCTGCCGGGTGCTCCACAGGTGAAGAACCCTATAGTATTGCGATGACCATTGCGAATGCTTTTCCTAATGGTTGGGATGTCAAAGTACTGGCAACAGATTTAGATTCCAATGTCTTAGGCAAAGCGAGTCTTGGAGAATATACGGCAAATAACGTCACGGGTTTAGACGAAGATAAGCTCAAAAAATGGTTTCTTAGAAGTGCTGATGGAGCAATGTATAAAGTGAAGCCTAAATTGCAATCCTTCATCCATTTTAAACGACTTAATCTTCTAGAACCATGGCCAATGAAAGGGCCCTTTGATGTTATTTTCTGTCGTAATGTTTTGATTTATTTTGATAAAGAAACAAAAGATAAATTGTTTGAGCAATATCATGACATGTTAGTTCCCAATGGTTACTTACTTATAGGGCACTCCGAAACGATGGGAAAAGAGCACCTAGAATTTAAAAATTTAGGTAAAACCATTTATCAAAAAGGCCAGTTGAATGAGAGAGTTTAG
- a CDS encoding M14 family metallopeptidase: protein MRLISCIIVLLSFSLQAKPIAYYFGDEVKFDPTITTPKQAFGYEVGQWHLRHDQIVNYLHTLASESPRLSVETIGFSHERRPLLLPKASSPQNQQNLARIQQDHIASLSSSQNRSDQPVVMWMGYSVHGNESSGSNAAVLMAYYLAAAQGESVTQLLDNAVILLDPALNPDGLSRFATWANANKSMSLSTDPAHREHNESWPSSRTNHYWFDLNRDWLLLQHPESKARIKAFHRWKPNVLTDFHEMGPNSTYFFQPGIPSRTHPITPLQNVALTNEIGKFHAKALDAQGELYFTQESFDDFYYGKGSTYPDVNGAVGILFEQASSRGHAQETQYGVLSFPETIKNQVTTSLSTFQASTTHRRALLDYQQQFYQQANELASKDEINGYVVARGKDNYRFQAFVDLLKQHQIEVKYLSKTKEVDNTEYQQGDLYIPLAQPQYRLIKALFSTQTHFKDNTFYDVSGWTMPYAYDLDFAAVKSGWGLKLQGESSTESNILAPVAGSYAYTIEWHHYLAPQLANRLLQAGVKVAAAMSPFSASTTSGSHDFQAGTLVIASGIQQQADWFTELETIARELSLPVYSVTTGMTRSGVDFGSRQMLQLQKPEVLIIGGAGVSQYEAGELWYHLDRHLKLAPSIVEKQHIEKLDLTRYTHILLADGKYGDLSDKSKAKLLSWVAKGGVIWGQKRGAQWLIEQQLLDAEMVSSKEMRAQFDSKNLTFADQDSLSAKQRIAGAIFDARLDLSHPLSFGFENRELPVFKNSTWVMHRNNKPFIESLTYTKKPLLAGYADNINVEQIAGSSVLIASTSGRGVAVGMTDNPVFRGFRFGSSRLLNNALFFAHGIR, encoded by the coding sequence ATGCGGTTAATAAGCTGTATTATCGTGCTGTTGAGCTTTAGCTTGCAGGCCAAGCCCATTGCCTATTATTTTGGCGATGAAGTAAAATTTGATCCCACAATAACTACGCCAAAACAAGCGTTTGGATATGAAGTTGGGCAGTGGCATTTGCGCCACGATCAAATCGTTAATTATCTACATACCCTTGCAAGTGAAAGCCCAAGGCTGAGTGTCGAAACAATCGGATTTAGCCATGAGCGACGTCCTTTATTACTCCCAAAAGCGAGCTCGCCACAAAACCAACAAAACTTGGCGCGTATTCAGCAAGACCATATTGCTTCATTGAGCAGTAGTCAAAACCGTTCAGACCAGCCAGTTGTTATGTGGATGGGCTATAGCGTACACGGTAATGAGTCTTCAGGCAGCAATGCAGCGGTACTTATGGCATATTATTTAGCTGCGGCGCAGGGCGAGTCTGTTACACAGCTTCTTGATAATGCGGTGATATTGTTAGATCCAGCCTTGAACCCTGATGGCTTATCACGCTTTGCTACATGGGCAAACGCCAATAAGAGCATGTCTCTATCAACTGATCCTGCACATCGCGAGCATAATGAGTCTTGGCCTTCTAGTCGTACTAACCATTATTGGTTTGACCTCAATCGTGACTGGTTACTACTACAACATCCTGAGTCAAAAGCACGGATCAAAGCATTCCACCGTTGGAAACCTAACGTACTGACCGATTTTCATGAAATGGGCCCAAATAGTACGTATTTTTTTCAACCTGGGATCCCATCAAGGACTCACCCAATTACCCCATTACAAAACGTAGCGCTAACCAACGAGATTGGTAAGTTTCATGCCAAAGCCCTTGATGCGCAAGGGGAGTTATATTTTACTCAAGAGAGCTTTGATGACTTTTATTATGGCAAAGGTTCTACGTACCCCGACGTAAATGGTGCGGTTGGCATTTTGTTTGAACAAGCAAGTAGTCGAGGGCATGCACAAGAAACTCAGTATGGCGTGTTGAGCTTTCCTGAAACGATTAAAAATCAGGTTACGACGAGTCTCTCGACATTTCAAGCCAGCACGACACATAGACGCGCTTTACTTGACTATCAGCAGCAGTTTTATCAACAAGCGAATGAGCTTGCGAGTAAAGATGAAATCAACGGTTACGTTGTTGCACGGGGAAAGGATAATTACCGTTTTCAAGCGTTTGTGGATTTATTGAAACAGCATCAGATAGAGGTGAAATATCTCTCAAAAACCAAAGAGGTGGATAACACTGAATATCAGCAAGGGGATTTATACATTCCGCTAGCCCAGCCGCAATATCGCTTGATAAAAGCACTATTTAGCACACAGACGCATTTTAAGGACAACACTTTCTACGATGTTTCAGGTTGGACGATGCCGTACGCTTATGATTTAGATTTTGCCGCAGTAAAAAGTGGCTGGGGTTTAAAGCTTCAAGGTGAATCGAGCACTGAATCAAATATATTGGCTCCCGTTGCAGGAAGTTATGCCTACACCATAGAATGGCATCATTACCTAGCGCCACAATTAGCAAATCGCCTCTTACAGGCTGGAGTGAAAGTGGCAGCTGCAATGTCACCATTTTCAGCATCAACCACCTCAGGCTCTCATGACTTTCAGGCCGGTACATTGGTGATAGCAAGTGGTATTCAACAGCAAGCGGACTGGTTTACTGAGCTTGAAACAATCGCCAGAGAGCTTTCACTTCCAGTATATAGTGTGACTACAGGCATGACACGAAGTGGCGTCGATTTTGGGTCAAGACAAATGCTGCAGCTGCAAAAGCCAGAAGTCCTCATCATAGGTGGTGCGGGTGTAAGTCAATATGAAGCGGGTGAGCTTTGGTATCATTTGGATAGGCATTTAAAACTTGCTCCGTCGATTGTGGAAAAGCAGCATATCGAGAAACTCGATCTTACACGCTACACCCACATTTTATTGGCTGATGGTAAATATGGAGATTTAAGTGACAAGAGCAAAGCTAAGCTCTTGAGCTGGGTCGCTAAAGGCGGTGTGATTTGGGGGCAAAAGCGTGGTGCGCAGTGGCTAATCGAACAGCAGCTACTAGACGCTGAAATGGTTTCAAGCAAAGAAATGCGAGCCCAGTTTGACAGCAAAAATCTCACCTTTGCAGATCAAGATAGCCTGTCGGCAAAACAGCGGATTGCCGGCGCGATTTTTGATGCGCGTTTGGATTTAAGCCATCCTTTGTCTTTTGGCTTTGAGAACCGGGAATTGCCTGTCTTTAAAAATAGCACTTGGGTGATGCATCGTAATAATAAGCCATTTATCGAGTCGTTGACGTATACTAAAAAGCCTTTATTGGCAGGGTATGCTGATAATATTAACGTTGAACAGATCGCTGGTTCCTCTGTCTTGATAGCGTCAACGTCTGGACGTGGGGTGGCTGTAGGAATGACTGACAATCCTGTATTTCGTGGCTTTAGGTTCGGTTCTAGCCGACTGCTAAATAACGCGTTGTTCTTTGCACACGGCATAAGATAA